One region of Terriglobales bacterium genomic DNA includes:
- a CDS encoding SprT-like domain-containing protein: MTRRLRTIFEESYRHLRPRAPLPGFAVEFRPFANVNHSIRLRDGQVRARLSDLLEGAPEAVLRALAHILLAKLYRRPVERVQAARYRRHVASRALVAKAHLVRQMRGRKRLGTARGHIYDLEAIFQRLNQRFFRGLLAQPRLAWSRDHARASLGHYDPAHNAIVISRIFDQAHVPACAVEYLVYHEMLHLTHPVRLRGSRRAVHSREFRQEEKRFPQRAEAQRFLRGL, translated from the coding sequence GTGACGCGCCGACTCCGGACCATCTTTGAGGAGAGCTACCGCCACCTGCGCCCGCGCGCGCCGCTGCCGGGCTTCGCGGTCGAGTTCCGCCCCTTTGCCAACGTCAACCACAGCATCCGCCTGCGCGACGGGCAGGTGCGGGCGCGGCTCTCCGATCTGCTGGAGGGCGCCCCCGAGGCGGTGCTGCGGGCCCTGGCCCACATCCTTCTGGCCAAGCTCTACCGCCGTCCCGTGGAGCGGGTCCAGGCCGCGCGCTACCGCCGCCACGTGGCCAGCCGGGCCTTGGTGGCCAAAGCGCACTTGGTGCGGCAGATGCGCGGACGCAAGCGCCTGGGCACGGCGCGGGGTCACATCTACGACCTGGAGGCCATCTTCCAGCGCCTGAACCAGCGCTTCTTCCGGGGTCTGCTGGCGCAGCCTCGCCTGGCCTGGAGCCGCGACCACGCCCGGGCGAGCCTCGGCCACTACGACCCCGCCCACAACGCCATCGTGATCAGCCGCATCTTCGACCAAGCGCACGTCCCCGCCTGCGCCGTGGAGTACCTCGTCTACCACGAGATGTTGCACCTCACGCACCCGGTGAGGCTGCGGGGCAGCCGGCGCGCGGTGCACTCGCGGGAG